The genomic window TTTTTATTAGCTGGTAGTTACTCCATTAATTTATGGATCATTAACATCAACAACTTTCTGCACATCATGTTCTTGTAActttttcttgcctttaaatattTCTGAAGATTAAATTTACTCAGCGAATGTATTGTGTAAAATGTTACACATAAAACTGCTTTTTCCTTCCAAACCTCTCTGTTTGCTATAGAGTAATTTGTGCAGCATGATTGTTCGACTTTCagcttttattattgttattacacaaGGTTTTACCTCATTCCAGATGTAGTAAACTGTCATGAAACCTGAATATACAGGAACagaaaaattcccccccccccctttttttgtgtttgatatataATAAGTATGTAGTATTTGCAATGCAACTTTCATCTATTCAGGTTTGATTTAGGCCATCTGTGAACCACTTTGGCGGTTTTTGTATTAATCTTCATCACTCTTGATTTTGTGTTGTGCCAGTGTTTTTTATTTACCCTCTTTTTCCTTTGATTACAGAAGCTGAAAATTCTTTTTGTCAGTCTGTTGTATCTGTTCATAGATGTGTACATAAAAATGTGGGAGGTATGGTGATGCACTACATGATGCACCAGCAAATGTCATACGTCAGTCTGTCTGTAGAATGCACTTTATAACAGTCTTATCCAGTGAGTTTTGTTACTTTTGCTATGATTTTGTGCTCTTCAGCTCTTGATTTTGCTGTTCCCAAGTCGCTGCCAATGACTGAGACATTAGGCTGTGTATGTCAGTCAGTCTATCCTAGACCATTTTTCCCTTCCAATCCGAATGCCTTCATATGAGATTCCTTTTGGCATGACATATTACAGGACTCTGATGTCACTCCCGTGAATTTCACCTGTTATTTGGTGTTGGTAAGTCTTCGcttaagatttcttgttttgcTATCCATTCCAAATGTTTTAAGACCCCAAAATATGTATTGAATCTGCAGGCTTTCTTTAAAGTTGATAAAAATTACAGCAAGCTTGCTTCTTCTACCTTTGAATTCTTTATGCTGAAGATCTATTCAGCACAtgatctaattttcaaaatcttgTTAGGTATTTGCCCTAGTCCATCTTCTATCCTGGTTTGAACTGCACTGGATATTATTTTATATGGGAGTGAATGGAATATTGTTCTTATTCCCCCTTTTGTGCAGCAGATCATGAGCGCTATTAAGCAGTCTTAAGGgattatttttattttccacttTACTGTGGAACTTTTCTGATTTTATGAAAGTTTCcaattttcaaaatgctttgtgCTCAATGTAAGTATTTTATGTATGAATTGTTCGGTAGTTTGAGCTATTATACCAGTCAAGGCacacaaattatataaaatttcattttatctagtTATTTTGTGGATactttcgttgtttttgcaacataTTGTCATTTATCGTTCACATAATAGACTTGAAATTGAGGACATACCTTTCTGAAAATTTGATTCTTTGTCAAACAATATCATTATACATCACTGAAAACCCATCAGGAAAACAGAATCTGAAGGTGCACAGTCGTACTTACTTTGATACTTTTGTAGTGATCCTTACTGTGAGGTAACTTATGTTTCACAATGACTTAACATTGCATGTGATTGTACATTACTACAttcagctgttttgatagataaatTATTTTCTTCCCTATTAAGATCCTTCAGCTGGCAAACTTTTGCTTTTACTTCTCTATGCTGTCTCTCCTGGTTTAAAGCCAATTCATACAATCTaaagaattttaaaatgttttcttcagaatttctaTTCTTCCCAAAGAGAATGTGAAAGTTTGGCTAATGGTTTCTCACCATGCATGGAATGCAATGGATAGAAGGTAGTCAATCTGTACCACTAGGTTTACACCAATTTATGATGCAATCttcagaaaaagtttttttttttttaaatcaacataATCCATCATTTAGTGTAATTTGAATTGTGAAAACATTGTGGCTCTTTAATGTTGTCCCTGTTACAAGCATTGTTAAAATTTGTCATTTTATATGCAATACACTTAATGTGCTGAATGTGCCCAATAGATTTGTTAAATGCAACGGCAAATTAGTATTCTATTGTTCCTGAATAATTTCATAATGTTTATGCAATGATTGTTTCAGTGCACTTgtgtattgtatgaataatttaatATATGTGAGACTTTACCAAGCAGTCACAGTCAAAGAGACTGAGCAGTATCTTATTTTAATTGTGTTGTATGTTAGAAAATACTTTCCCAGACCACTTATTGTAGAGAAAGTACTTTACTGTATTTGTCAGTACAAAGAAAAATTACTTTATCTAAGTTGTGGAAAAAGCTTATGAGAAATTTAAAGTTTATCTGTCTTATGAGAATTTTATTGGTGTCTTTCTGTACTGAGATATATACTGTTCATAGTCTAATTGCTGAAATATTCTATAATTTCCAGATTATAGCAGTTCACAAAACTGTAGGTGTCAGGTTTTGTAAGTcataaaaaatatatctaaatacctgttaaatgatgaaaataaattatttttgtacttaaatgtatttataaaatattaactcTTGAACATAGGCAGATAAAGCTTTTTgaacataaatatatatattttttatttattttgctctacATATAAAAGAGGAATAACACTGGAACATTTTAACATGTTTGTCGTGGAATGATCAGTACATGATTGGACTGGAATTGTTTGTGGACAGAATGCCTTCTTGCTGCATCTCTCCCATTTTATGTGCTTCTTGTGTACTTTCCCCATATGTGCAGCATAAAAACGGAGGCAATGAATAGCAGTGACATGACGAGCACTGGGACAGGGCCCCTGCAATAGATTATTTGTAAATGaacaaatgttagggaaaaaagtCAAGAACAGAGGGACAATTCAGCTTAAGTCTGTAGCCAAACCACAAATCCTTTCATACGAGGATAAGTCAATTAGTATCTGCAATTTAATTatacttttgtttattttggtagtactgttgttttacgttgatgacacatgctttgtttattggttgttatatctttgcaattttcaagctgctaggttagtttcgttattgctgccatgctgttaatcatgcCTGCTCTGCTATCtacttgcaccaaagaagagcaacgttcagtgatctgttttttgtggtcggaaggcatatcgggccaaaattcatcgaagacttccggtacagtacgggaacagtcttTTTCCaccggagtgtctacgaatgggttgaaaaattccgaaatggtcactAGTGTTACAAATAAAGGAGCTGGACGACTGTTTACTGCcaaaaatgaagaaaccattgagcattcatgtgaaatgattctcttagacagatgattaactactgcagaagtggcacatcatctgcaaatcagTCACGGTTCCGCCCACAAAATCCTCCACAAcatacttgggtttcataaagtttgtgcaagatgggtcccaaaacaacaaacacactttgacatctgcaaaaacatttggatcactattGAAACGAAGGGGACGACTTCTTAGAGTCTTAGacagtatcattactggtgacgaaacatggagccATCATTACGAGATGgacagtaaacggcagagtatggaatggaaacatcaaaATTTGTCATGCAAGAAAAACTTCAAGACCCAACTgtccacaggaaaactgattcttacggttttttgggacacacaagctccagtactggaacattatggggaaagggggcacaacaataaacaatgtatgTTACAGTgaaatgcttactgccaggctaaagcctgcaattcgaagcaaacgctgaGGATTGCAGTCAAAAGGTGGTGTattgttgcacaacaatgcccaTCTGCATACTGCTGCCCCCATTGCTGAAATACTCCAgacactcaaatttgaagtactggatcatccttcaTAAAGTCCCAATCTtgtcccttctgactatcacttgtttggtccactcaaaaccATTAAGGGGCTGCTGATTTGCCtcagacgaagcagtgaaagaagcggtgcattcctggcttgcagctcaactgagaactttcttttatgagggcatcaggaagcttctaCAATGATGGCCATAGTgcattgaaatgcaaggagactatgtcacaaaattatgttcttgtaagtttcctatttaattacaataacattttataactactttgcagataataattgacttacccttgtattTCCCAACAATAACAATGACTTAAGAAAAATACcaaagttaaattattcagaaattcATGTATCAACTGAATACTAACATTACTGCCTCAGGTGGTAGTGCATGTTGTTATATAATCATCTACATCATTATACTATTTCATCACTGGCAGTAATGTTCTTAGTAGTAGGGCACAGAATAATACACATCTCTCTCTATTCCTagagtaaataatttaaaaaattttttacagTCATGAGCACATGCCATAAATCCCTCACTATCCACACATTACCATTTTCTACAACTGGATCGGAACAACAAAATGACCGACATCTCACTGTTTACAGTGCTGCTACCATAGGGACAACCAATCTGAGAACACACAGGGTTGCACCTTAGTTCCGTTCACTGCTTTCAAATCTCTTTGCTATGGTTACTACTCAGATGCATACAACTGGCCTGTAACTTGACAgttgagtttctttttttttttttttccccagaaatgtgcagaaaagtgtgctTGATAAAAGGAAAATTCAGTGATCTGCTTCACATTTTGCATGGTCATTCACCTGAGTTTGTGGGCTCAGTGTGGGAATGTTTTGaggataagagagagagagagagagagagagagagagagagagagagaatatgatgcAATTCTATTACCTCTAAGAAAGGTAGTCTAAAGAACAGCAGACAATTTGAAGATTCATAAAAACAATGTCATAAAAGTTTGTAAGGAAAAATGCTGTGAAGAACAGGGGGGACTGGTTCAACTAGGCTACAAACACCCAGTAAAAAGAGGAAGACAGAACAAGTAAAAAACTTGCACTCATAACTACAGCTATTAGAGACCTTAACTTCAGGTACAAAATTAATGGATGCAAAATTACAATGGAGAGAGGTGATACCGCTGTGTGGCATACTTGGTTTTTAAGAAATATTGTTAAAGTGCTGTTCGAagacactatgggactcaatgaaatgaaatgaaaatgtgacaTATAGGAGTAATGCTGTTCCCATGGGGGAAGAGCAGAAGAATTATAGTCTTGCATGCTTTCATTTAATTTGCTGTTGTATAGAAGTGTCTCCTGGCTTACAactaagaaaaacaattaactactatGAGCAGATGAATCATTACAGGCCTGAAATGGTTCATGGAGCAACTATTGTAGAACTTAAACAGAGGCTATATGtcactgtaatagttaatgtagcATACCAATCTGTTATTAAAGACAATGGCAATGGAAAAAGCTGACATGCTGAATGGATTAAAATGTGAATGTGTACTTTGAGGATGATTTTTATATGGAGGAGCTTATAGAACTAGTAAAACAACATAAAGCAACATTAAAAACAAGAAACACCATTATCTTCACTTTATAGTGAAGAGAAATGTCAATGTTAAACTTTAATATATAACTACAGAACACCTGACCTTGCTCTAGGCAACTGAATGAAATAAATGAactgtcatgaaacttcctggcacattaaaactgtgtgcccgagcgagactcgaactcgggacctttgcctttcgcgggcaagtgctctaccatctgagctaccgaagcacgactcacgcccggtcctcacatctttacttctgccagtatctcctaccttccaaacttctcattctggaaatgaactGTCGTTAGAAGCTTTGCAGTCCCTGCTAGATGACGCCACAACTAATACTGTTATGAACTTCTACTAGAAAGATTGTTACAGCAAAATGGATCAGTGAAGCCTTTTCTTTGGGTTGTGGAAATCACAcaaagatccccccccccctccaaaaaaaaaaaaagtgtgttgaatTAACACATATGGAAGGTGGCTGATAAAACAACCTACATAAAAATCCTAAGAGGACTGGCATGAAAAGAAAGCAGGCAACACAAGACTTGGATAACTGAAGACTTAAGTACCACCAAAATTTAAGGTGTTATTGCTTACACTTTTATTCCAGGAGAGTCATCTGTGTAGAACCTCCACATGCCTCCACTTCCTGGTCCTTGGTTCCGGCTACGTCCTGACGATGCTGTGCTGGATGTGGTTTtactaaaaataattataataataaacataatacatgaaaaactggtagatgagCAAAACAAACATGAACTGTACATTATATGCTGTTTACTGTTTGCATTATATGCTATTgttaaatcattgcataaaaatggggatactaggtctgatgctaacagttACTGCCCAACCTCACTTCTGCCAGCTTTATTCAAAAACTGGTGTTTATTTTATTGGATATGTGACAAAaaggaggagaaagaaaaaatagaaacaaaacagaTTGCAAACTGATGAATGGCATGATATGGATGAGAAATACAACAGCTCAAATTCAAACATGATGTTAATAACTTGCTGCAATAAATTTACTATGCACTGATGAGAGTTAAGAACACCAATGTAAGTGGAATGTGCACTGAAACTGAGATAGCCTGTGATATTATTAGTAGTAACTATACCAAAATACAATTCATACTGGAACCCTCTGAAACAAGCAGTGATATTTAAGAAACATCCCGCCAGCGTCCACCAAATGCAGCTTTATTCACCAGAATAAGTGGCTGATTGCAATGCAGTGGCAGCTGTCAGGTTTAGAATGTCACACCAACATGCTCGCAGTGGTGTTAAATTGCCCAACCCAATTACAttatttgaatgatttcttgaagccttcagctgcaattttctttatttcctgtatgattgtacaatttcagccatttttaagtattttacGGATGatttttttggtaacagattatgtcatatacaTCGTTTCTCCTATGACATCAagttatgctcataaattagttcgagATGTTCACGCTACTTCAGGAGCGCGTTACttttgagcagttgttgcaaagctctgcaacaactgctcgaaagtagtAGGTcaatgaaacagggcatttttctggGCAGAATGAAATATGCTATTGCTAAATCATTGCATAAAAATGGGGATAGTAGTACGGATGCTAACAGTTGCTACCCaacctcacttctgacagctttattcaaaattcttgaaaaagttatgtattcaaaagTAGCATTGCATGTTagtaaaaatgaaatactaacaaaatgtcagtttggttttcagaaaggcttttcaacagaaaatgctatatatgctttcactgatcaactgAACTGAaaaactgaacatcacccattgtgatgtatttgttttctcaacggcttttgactgtgtgaatcatgaaattcttctagatgagcTTAAGTATTATGTTATGAGTGGgggagtgcacaaatggtttaattcacatTTAGATAGagaaatgcagaaggttgaaatcagTAGTACAGATAGtcagcaaaaatcagcagagtcctgtaactgaggaggtatcaagaatggtgtccggTAAAGTTTAGTATGGCCGAGACTCATTCATACCtgctgggaacaagcttttagggCTCTGTTGGAAACATCATCAATTCCatgcgagcttttacttttgagtgaatttattattttcctaatttcagtacaagaggtgggttgaatttcagttttattacattgcattggtattgcctcttccatatacagccttgcattttctaatgaatagctggatcctattttccttACCtgccctgtttctcttttaacaatattccaaattgcttaattttattatcagaggagCTAATCTCAGACAAAATACACATACTtcaggactttttaataacttttcttaatacagtgcagtagtttttataatgtttgtttctgggtcattactccttctagctataagaaacatttcccttatctgttTACGAGGAAGTTTTAGTAAGCCATGCTTTTtatatggtttcttacaattaggtttcactgttttcttaggaaaactgttttcatatagaatgagattttcactctgcagcggagtgtgcgctgatatgaaacttcctggcagattaaaactgtgtgcccgaccaagactctaactcgggacctttgccttttgcgggcaagtgctctactagagcacttgcctgcaaaaggcaaaggtcccgagttaagagtcttggtcgggcacacagttttaatctgccaggaagttttgttttcatatatatagtcacaaatgtatcatgaaataggataaattttaaattagcatcaggttccccatacaactcatcccagtctaactgttgcaagtttTCCCTAAAATGTGCGGTTGTTAAATCtttaattgaatgcactattttggaggatggttttgctttactgtatggtgctatgtcatatattgtaaataGCTGTGCATCACGATCAGAAAAACcactcttaacaggaaaagtttttatttgattaagtttatcttggtctataaaaatattatctatcagCATGCTACTTTCCTGTAcaacccaagtaggaaaatcagtaactgatgtcaaactgaaAGTGCTAAGGTCAAGCTTattatcagactctttcagaaaatctacagtgAAATACCCAGAAATAATAACTAACTAGTTGTTATTTATTCTGATGTAACAATGCATTTCACTGGGAATGTGTACCGTAAAATGATCCCATCCTGATTGAGGTAATCTGAAAAGTTGCTACCAGGAATCAGCATTCCTGGAAATACATGCATTCAGTTCATCTGAAATTATTCTCTGACGTCTCCTATGTTGTGTTAATGTTGTTTTTATGTTCAACTGGGAATGTAGGTTGTGTTTACCTGTCAATCTGTAGTATAGGCAGAGTTCTACAGTAGGTTAGGCCAGTGAATGTGAGAATGAAATATTAGTTGCAGGGCATACTGGGTTGTTGTTTGGCCCCAGGTCTGTCTGATGTCACAGCAGATGGGAAGTATCGACAGCTTCAATATTTCCATCCTGTCTGAAAGAAGGGCAACTCACACAGAGACTGCATGTCAatgcccccctccccttccccaaatTGTTACTATTTTAGGATCTTAATCTACATTGCTTGCTTACATACCAACTGGGCACTACTGGTTTGACTCCTGaccaatgcaaatttttaaaccAAGGTACTTCTACCAGCTTTTTGTGAAGCATCGGATACATAAAGATGGAAACAAACAATATATCTGAAGTGCTTGAGACTGATAATCGCCGGTTCAAGCCTCATTTTGGTCATTATTGTTTcttttccattcagttcaatatATAGGTTGTTTACATATACAATCCATCAAATATATACTGATCATCACATACCTACTggtaattgtctttttttttttttaaaaaaaggcacaaATCTAAAAAATGTACAGAATCTCATTTCTGACAACACATCTCacacaaaaattcagttttcattgcaaatataaatgttTGATTAATGATCTTCTGGAAAATATTGTTAATACAAAATTGTTTAAATAGAAAtacaacttttttctttatttatttgacaCTTCATGAAAATGTTCATAGAAAATGCACCTTTgttaaaaatttgcatcacccATGAATAGAATATGACCACACTGCATGAAAATTCTACCGCAGAGCCATGGCCTATCAAAAATCTATCTTCATTTAGGAAACTAAAGCCGTTCAGATAACTTCAAAGcagattttcttgagaatttttgagaactgcatcaaactgcTTTGGcagattgatatttgagttctgaacttcacataaCATAAATATAAAGGAATACAAATGTATGTCTCCTGTGTGGTTTTCTTGTAAGTCAGTCTAGTGAACAATTCGAACCACTGTTATATTCTTTGGAGAATGGCATTGTATTTTACGAGGATCATACTGgtagtttttgtttgtgtgtttcacTTACTTGGATGTAAAAAGTTTCTTATAACAGGCTTGTTGATGGTGGCTTGGACTGTCATGTTTCCTAAACTAATGTTCTTGCAGAGATGGCAATTGACTGAGGACAATTTATCTTGGGTTGTGTTATTTGCTAGACTTTTGTGTGTGACACTGCAGTGAGCACCTGAACTATAGTGTAACCTGAGGTCTAGGTTAAGTTGGAGGGTGCTAGTTTAGCTGTGTGTCACGAAATTCTTTAATATATAGTGCATTCCACGAATAAATTTATGTCCTGTTGCACAATATTTCCAAGAATTTAATACATTTGGAGGCATTAA from Schistocerca nitens isolate TAMUIC-IGC-003100 chromosome 5, iqSchNite1.1, whole genome shotgun sequence includes these protein-coding regions:
- the LOC126260184 gene encoding protein transport protein Sec61 subunit beta, with the translated sequence MPAAPSSTSVGAGSRSPTKAVAPRAGSGGTVRQRKTTSSTASSGRSRNQGPGSGGMWRFYTDDSPGIKVGPVPVLVMSLLFIASVFMLHIWGKYTRST